A part of Geothrix oryzae genomic DNA contains:
- a CDS encoding sensor histidine kinase, which produces MRLGPLQQHFRERLRQRTPWAVVLAFALLFTAFQFVLVPASVQLKHPGAVANALLMPFLVSFSYGFLSPLPWRWTGDDRSRAPLGRGLAQALLFNALVVLVLVALSWFMVRNANLKGEALGLAQGAKGSFRGILTVNLFVGAPMMTIIGGIISFSVITGEEKAAMAAKLDEAQWVLLRGQLSPHVLFNSLNGLAELVRQDPLAAEQAILDLSELYRALLRHGDRATAPLGEERSLVQRFLAVEGLRLGARLRVRWDWDPACDAVPAPPFLLQPLVENALKHGIAPHPEGGELVISLHREGAGLRLRVENSGRGLGLVPGAGVGLRNLEARLRLAYGPAATLHLRTEGDRTVATVDLPHLEVRR; this is translated from the coding sequence ATGCGCCTCGGCCCCCTCCAACAGCACTTCCGGGAGCGTCTGCGGCAGCGGACGCCCTGGGCCGTGGTGCTGGCCTTCGCCCTGCTGTTCACGGCCTTCCAGTTCGTGCTGGTGCCGGCTTCGGTCCAGCTCAAGCACCCCGGGGCCGTGGCCAACGCGCTGCTGATGCCCTTCCTGGTGTCCTTCTCCTATGGCTTCCTCAGCCCCCTGCCCTGGCGCTGGACCGGAGACGACCGCTCCCGCGCGCCCCTCGGGCGCGGCCTGGCCCAGGCCCTGCTCTTCAATGCGTTGGTGGTGCTGGTGCTGGTCGCCCTCAGCTGGTTCATGGTGCGCAACGCCAACCTGAAGGGCGAGGCCCTGGGGCTGGCGCAAGGGGCCAAGGGCAGCTTCCGGGGGATCCTCACGGTCAACCTCTTCGTGGGGGCGCCCATGATGACCATCATCGGGGGCATCATCTCGTTCTCGGTGATCACGGGCGAGGAAAAGGCGGCCATGGCGGCGAAGCTGGACGAGGCCCAGTGGGTGCTGCTGCGGGGCCAGCTGAGCCCCCATGTCCTGTTCAACTCCTTGAACGGGCTGGCCGAGCTGGTGCGGCAGGATCCCCTGGCGGCCGAGCAGGCCATTCTGGATCTGTCCGAGCTGTACCGGGCCCTCCTCCGCCATGGGGACCGGGCCACGGCGCCCCTGGGCGAGGAGCGCAGCCTCGTGCAGCGGTTCCTCGCGGTGGAGGGGCTGCGGCTCGGCGCCCGCCTGCGGGTCCGCTGGGACTGGGATCCGGCCTGCGACGCGGTGCCCGCCCCCCCCTTCCTGCTGCAGCCCCTGGTGGAAAACGCCCTGAAGCACGGCATCGCGCCCCACCCGGAAGGCGGGGAGCTGGTGATTTCCCTCCACCGTGAAGGGGCGGGTCTCCGCCTGCGGGTGGAGAACTCGGGCCGCGGCCTGGGCCTGGTGCCCGGCGCGGGGGTGGGCCTGCGCAACCTAGAGGCCCGGCTGCGGCTGGCCTATGGTCCGGCGGCGACCCTCCACCTGCGCACCGAGGGCGACCGCACCGTGGCCACCGTGGACCTGCCGCATCTGGAGGTGCGCCGATGA
- a CDS encoding glutathione peroxidase, with amino-acid sequence MLALATSLSLTAAERKVPMSLHELTLNTLEGKPQSLAAYKGKVVLAVNVASECGYTPQYAGLQKLYREYKDRGLVVLGFPCNQFGGQEPGSAAQIESFCQKNYGVTFPLFEKLEVKGPGQAPVYQFLTAKHGEPAWNFHKYLVGKDGQVIQAFGSKVTPDGPELKAALEAALK; translated from the coding sequence ATGCTCGCCCTCGCCACGAGCCTGTCCCTGACCGCCGCCGAAAGGAAGGTGCCCATGTCCCTGCACGAACTCACCCTCAACACCCTCGAGGGCAAGCCCCAGTCCCTCGCCGCCTACAAGGGCAAGGTGGTGCTGGCCGTGAATGTGGCCAGCGAGTGCGGCTACACCCCCCAGTACGCGGGGCTCCAGAAGCTCTACCGCGAATACAAAGACCGGGGGCTGGTCGTCCTCGGCTTCCCCTGCAACCAGTTCGGCGGCCAGGAACCCGGCAGCGCCGCCCAGATCGAGTCGTTCTGCCAGAAGAACTACGGCGTCACCTTCCCCCTCTTCGAGAAACTCGAGGTGAAAGGCCCCGGCCAGGCCCCCGTGTACCAGTTCCTCACCGCCAAGCACGGCGAGCCGGCGTGGAACTTCCACAAGTACCTCGTCGGCAAGGACGGGCAGGTGATCCAGGCCTTCGGCAGCAAGGTGACTCCCGACGGCCCCGAACTGAAGGCCGCCCTCGAGGCGGCGCTGAAATAG